Proteins co-encoded in one Listeria ivanovii subsp. ivanovii genomic window:
- the dapF gene encoding diaminopimelate epimerase yields the protein MATIHYTKVHGSQNSFFLVDEEENNISGWSDAHRADFAIKLCNKAHALGGADGILFVTKSSKAGTIGQMKVVNSDGSLASMCGNGLRTVARYLLEKHRLTEAKVETMKAVLDVKKADSLGFEIPTYQVEISPVKFTPESLPMNLPVEKLINQIVPELDAELAFSAVSVPNPHLISFVNQAVLDSNKQEKLASYLNGENPFFPDGVNVSFVKRLNDNAIYVRTYERGVGFTNACGTAMSASSLIKKMLDNDTLETPLNVYNDGGIVQVTAKEDGSGEISLQLIGNATFVSVGTVSYNGDVVEPLTSENTAEQASYVQLAEEVKQFLKTTD from the coding sequence ATGGCAACAATTCACTATACAAAAGTACATGGTTCGCAAAATAGCTTTTTCTTAGTAGATGAAGAAGAAAATAATATCAGTGGCTGGTCTGATGCTCATCGTGCTGATTTTGCGATAAAACTATGTAATAAAGCACATGCTCTTGGCGGTGCGGATGGAATCTTGTTTGTTACTAAAAGCAGTAAAGCAGGAACTATTGGTCAAATGAAAGTAGTTAATTCAGATGGCTCACTTGCTTCGATGTGTGGTAATGGTTTAAGAACAGTTGCTCGTTACCTACTCGAAAAACATCGCTTAACCGAAGCAAAAGTGGAAACGATGAAAGCTGTTTTAGATGTTAAAAAAGCTGATTCGCTTGGATTTGAGATTCCAACTTATCAAGTCGAAATTTCTCCTGTCAAATTTACACCAGAAAGCTTGCCGATGAATTTACCAGTAGAGAAATTAATTAATCAAATTGTCCCAGAATTAGATGCAGAACTGGCCTTTTCAGCTGTTTCTGTCCCAAACCCACATTTAATTTCTTTTGTGAATCAAGCGGTATTAGATTCCAATAAACAAGAAAAACTAGCTAGCTACTTAAATGGCGAAAATCCTTTTTTTCCAGATGGTGTCAATGTTAGTTTTGTAAAACGATTAAACGACAATGCCATATACGTACGCACCTATGAACGTGGTGTTGGCTTTACTAATGCTTGTGGAACAGCGATGTCTGCTAGTAGTTTAATAAAAAAAATGCTGGATAATGATACACTTGAAACGCCGCTTAATGTTTATAATGATGGCGGTATAGTGCAAGTCACCGCGAAAGAAGACGGAAGTGGAGAGATTTCTCTACAATTAATTGGTAATGCCACTTTTGTAAGTGTTGGAACAGTTAGCTATAACGGGGATGTAGTTGAACCACTAACAAGTGAAAATACTGCCGAACAAGCAAGCTACGTGCAACTTGCAGAAGAAGTAAAACAGTTTTTAAAAACAACAGATTGA
- the ileS gene encoding isoleucine--tRNA ligase — MEYKDTLLMPKTDFPMRGNLPNKEPEWQAKWEEEKLYEKIQEKNAGRPSYILHDGPPYANGELHMGHALNKTIKDIIVRYKSMAGFRSPYVPGWDTHGLPIETAIAKKGVKRKEMSVAEFRKLCAEYAMTQVDGQRTGFKRLGISGDWENPYITMLPEYEAEQIKVFGEMAKKGYIYKGKKPVYWSPSSESALAEAEIEYQDKKSASIFVAFKVTDGKGVLEPGTNIVIWTTTPWTIPANMGITVNPDLDYVVLESAGEKYVVAEALLPSLREKLGFEDAVVLKTVRGSELDRVVTKHPFYDRDSLVMNGEHATAEAGTGAVHTAPGHGEDDFLIGKKYNLEVLAPLDDRGVFTDEAPGFEGVFYDTANKMVTEKLEEVGALLKMEFITHSYPHDWRTKKPVIFRATAQWFASIDAFRDDLLEAVKSVNWTPAWGETRLFNMVRDRGDWVISRQRAWGVPLPIFYAENGEAIITDETISHISELFREHGSNVWFERDVKDLLPAGFTHPGSPNGEFTKETDIMDVWFDSGSSHQAVLNARPELSRPADLYMEGSDQYRGWFNSSLTTAVAVTGESPYRNVLSHGFALDGEGRKMSKSLGNTILPGKVIKQLGADIVRLWVASVDYQADVRVSDEILKQVSEVYRKIRNTMRFLLGNINDFEPTTNSVSYENLREVDKYMLIKLNDLVKNVKDSYEAFEFSTIYHQINNFCTVELSQFYMDFAKDVVYIEAADSPDRRAMQTVFYESVVTLTKLLAPILPHTTEEVWNSLNSEGAESIHLQDLPEVKVLAGSEEVTVKWDAFMQIRDHVQKALEFARNEKLIGKSMLAKVTLYVDGEAKTLFDSLEGDFAQLFIVSDFELVEGLENAPESALKANQVAVQITVAEGETCERCRVVKKDVGADPNHPTLCGRCADIVVKNYEA, encoded by the coding sequence ATGGAATATAAAGATACTTTACTAATGCCAAAAACAGACTTTCCAATGCGTGGCAATTTGCCAAATAAAGAGCCTGAGTGGCAAGCAAAATGGGAAGAAGAAAAATTATATGAAAAAATCCAAGAAAAAAATGCAGGTCGTCCAAGCTACATCTTGCATGACGGACCTCCATATGCTAATGGAGAGCTTCATATGGGGCACGCATTAAATAAAACAATTAAAGATATCATTGTTCGTTATAAATCGATGGCCGGCTTCCGTTCACCGTATGTACCTGGTTGGGATACACATGGTCTTCCAATTGAAACAGCCATTGCCAAAAAAGGGGTGAAACGTAAAGAAATGTCTGTTGCTGAATTCCGTAAGCTTTGTGCGGAATATGCGATGACTCAAGTAGATGGTCAACGGACTGGTTTTAAACGCCTAGGAATCAGTGGTGATTGGGAAAATCCATATATCACGATGTTACCAGAATATGAAGCAGAACAAATTAAAGTTTTTGGCGAAATGGCAAAAAAAGGCTACATTTATAAAGGGAAAAAACCAGTTTATTGGTCTCCATCCAGTGAGTCCGCTCTTGCGGAAGCTGAAATCGAATATCAAGATAAAAAATCAGCATCGATTTTCGTTGCTTTTAAAGTAACAGATGGTAAAGGTGTATTAGAACCAGGTACAAACATTGTTATCTGGACTACAACACCGTGGACCATTCCTGCGAATATGGGAATCACAGTTAACCCAGATTTGGATTATGTGGTGCTTGAATCTGCTGGAGAAAAGTATGTTGTAGCAGAGGCACTTCTACCTAGCTTGCGTGAAAAACTTGGCTTTGAAGATGCCGTCGTTCTTAAAACTGTTCGTGGTTCTGAACTTGACCGCGTCGTTACGAAGCATCCATTTTATGACCGTGATTCCTTAGTAATGAACGGCGAACATGCCACAGCAGAAGCAGGAACTGGAGCTGTGCATACAGCTCCTGGACACGGGGAAGATGACTTTTTAATCGGTAAAAAATATAATTTAGAAGTATTAGCTCCACTGGATGATCGCGGTGTATTTACAGACGAAGCACCGGGGTTTGAAGGGGTATTTTATGATACTGCTAATAAAATGGTTACAGAAAAACTAGAAGAAGTAGGCGCATTACTTAAAATGGAGTTCATTACTCACTCTTATCCACATGATTGGCGGACGAAAAAACCAGTGATTTTCCGTGCAACCGCACAATGGTTTGCCTCCATTGATGCTTTCCGGGACGATTTATTAGAAGCGGTGAAAAGTGTTAACTGGACACCCGCATGGGGAGAAACACGTTTATTCAATATGGTTCGTGACCGCGGCGATTGGGTAATTTCTCGCCAACGTGCATGGGGTGTGCCACTTCCGATTTTCTACGCAGAAAATGGAGAAGCAATTATCACAGATGAAACAATCAGCCATATTTCAGAACTTTTCCGCGAGCATGGTTCCAATGTTTGGTTTGAACGTGATGTGAAAGACTTGTTACCAGCTGGATTTACTCATCCTGGTAGCCCAAATGGTGAATTTACAAAAGAAACGGATATCATGGATGTTTGGTTTGATTCGGGTTCTAGCCATCAAGCAGTTCTGAATGCTCGTCCAGAATTAAGTCGTCCAGCCGATTTATACATGGAAGGTTCTGACCAATATCGCGGCTGGTTCAATTCATCTTTAACTACTGCAGTTGCTGTAACTGGTGAATCGCCATACCGTAATGTGCTTAGCCACGGTTTCGCGCTTGACGGAGAAGGTCGCAAAATGAGTAAATCACTTGGAAATACGATTCTTCCAGGCAAAGTAATCAAACAACTTGGTGCGGATATTGTTCGTCTATGGGTTGCTTCTGTAGATTATCAAGCCGATGTTCGTGTCAGTGATGAAATCTTAAAACAAGTTTCTGAAGTATACCGTAAAATCCGTAATACAATGCGTTTCTTGCTTGGAAATATTAATGATTTTGAACCAACGACCAACAGTGTTTCGTATGAAAATTTACGTGAAGTAGATAAATACATGCTTATCAAGCTAAATGACCTCGTTAAAAATGTCAAAGATAGTTATGAAGCATTTGAATTTTCGACTATTTATCATCAAATTAATAATTTCTGTACAGTAGAGTTAAGTCAATTTTATATGGATTTTGCAAAAGATGTCGTTTATATTGAAGCGGCAGATAGTCCTGATCGCCGTGCTATGCAAACCGTCTTTTATGAATCGGTTGTTACGTTGACCAAATTACTTGCACCAATTTTACCGCATACGACAGAAGAAGTATGGAATAGCTTAAATTCTGAAGGTGCAGAAAGTATTCATTTACAAGATTTACCAGAAGTGAAGGTTTTAGCTGGTAGTGAAGAAGTTACGGTGAAATGGGACGCGTTTATGCAAATCCGTGATCATGTTCAAAAAGCATTAGAATTTGCACGCAATGAGAAACTAATCGGTAAATCAATGCTTGCAAAAGTAACTTTATATGTCGACGGGGAAGCGAAAACACTATTTGATTCACTTGAAGGCGATTTTGCACAACTATTTATTGTGTCTGATTTTGAATTAGTAGAAGGATTAGAAAATGCTCCTGAATCCGCACTGAAAGCAAATCAAGTAGCAGTTCAAATAACTGTTGCTGAAGGGGAAACTTGTGAACGTTGTCGGGTAGTGAAAAAAGATGTTGGTGCAGATCCAAATCATCCAACTTTATGTGGACGTTGTGCTGATATTGTTGTAAAAAACTACGAAGCTTAA
- the divIVA gene encoding septum site-determining protein DivIVA yields the protein MPLSPLDIHNKEFTRGFRGYDEDEVNDFLDQIIKDYEQVIKEKKRIEDTLNNSEERLGHFTNIEETLNKSLIVAQTAAEEVKASAEKEAKLIVREAEKNADRILSDSLSKARKIAIEIEDLKRQSKVFRERLRMLVEAQMDLIKSEDWQQMMAYDVDATELASIKEVEQAESEER from the coding sequence ATGCCATTATCGCCGCTGGATATACATAACAAAGAGTTTACCCGTGGTTTTAGAGGTTATGACGAAGACGAAGTAAATGACTTCCTTGATCAAATCATTAAAGATTATGAACAAGTTATTAAAGAGAAAAAGCGTATTGAGGACACTTTAAATAATAGTGAAGAACGTCTAGGTCATTTTACAAACATTGAAGAAACACTAAACAAATCACTAATTGTCGCACAAACAGCTGCGGAGGAAGTAAAAGCTTCTGCAGAAAAAGAAGCAAAACTAATTGTTCGTGAAGCTGAAAAAAATGCGGACCGGATTTTAAGTGATTCTCTTTCTAAAGCTAGAAAGATTGCGATTGAAATTGAAGACTTAAAACGTCAATCCAAAGTATTCCGCGAACGTTTGCGCATGCTAGTAGAAGCACAAATGGACTTGATTAAAAGTGAAGATTGGCAACAAATGATGGCTTACGATGTAGATGCAACTGAACTTGCATCAATCAAAGAAGTAGAACAAGCTGAATCTGAAGAACGTTAA
- a CDS encoding transcription repressor NadR has product MKKILGDERRKLILKWLKEADSPISGNQIASRTNVSRQVIVQDISLLKAGNEPIMATPQGYIYAEETSFTGEKRVIAVKHTKEQAAEELNILVDHGVTVIDVIVDHPIYGEITASLHLKNRLDVEKFIKKLQTTGAAMLSGLTDGTHLHTLEAETKEQIELAIQELEKAGFLI; this is encoded by the coding sequence ATGAAAAAAATACTTGGTGATGAACGTAGAAAGTTAATTTTGAAATGGTTAAAAGAAGCAGATTCGCCTATATCCGGGAATCAAATCGCTAGTCGGACAAATGTGAGCCGGCAAGTCATTGTGCAAGATATTTCATTACTAAAAGCGGGAAACGAACCTATTATGGCAACTCCACAAGGATATATTTACGCAGAAGAGACAAGTTTTACTGGTGAGAAACGAGTGATTGCAGTGAAACATACAAAAGAACAAGCGGCTGAGGAGTTAAATATTTTAGTAGATCATGGTGTCACAGTGATAGATGTCATAGTGGATCATCCTATTTATGGCGAGATTACAGCTTCTCTTCATTTGAAAAATCGGTTGGATGTCGAAAAATTCATTAAAAAATTACAGACAACAGGTGCAGCAATGTTATCTGGGTTGACAGATGGCACGCATTTGCATACCCTTGAAGCAGAGACAAAAGAACAAATCGAACTAGCCATCCAAGAACTTGAGAAAGCAGGATTTTTAATCTAG
- a CDS encoding cysteine desulfurase family protein, with product MIYFDHAATTQMNDAALKVFLDASKEFFANSESLHDAGTKVSTLLERCRKSFAEMLKVPARGIIFTSGGTESNQIAIQTVLHTRKKKEVLVSPLEHASVWQQLEALEREGKCEMKLLPVDKDGQVNPTNLAKMISENTALIIIQHVNSEIGTIQPVAELAQIAKKSGVPFHTDIVQSFGKITLELTDVTSFSISSHKIYGPKGVGLLFIKPDIPLQALLPDVHHEFGFRSGTVNVPAIAAFTTAAYDIMKTREKEAERMRNIKRAICAALTKRVKVEGGLNTSPFILGLTLPNMQGQEALLALNEADIQISTTSACSLRDPKPSRTLLATGKTEEEANRFIRLSFGKENELSDSLIFNEELAKLLRKR from the coding sequence ATGATTTATTTTGATCATGCTGCAACTACACAGATGAATGATGCTGCTCTGAAAGTTTTTTTGGATGCGTCGAAGGAGTTCTTCGCTAATTCAGAAAGTCTGCATGATGCCGGGACAAAGGTGTCGACTCTATTAGAAAGGTGTCGGAAAAGTTTTGCAGAAATGTTGAAAGTACCAGCGAGGGGTATTATATTTACAAGTGGTGGAACAGAAAGTAACCAAATCGCCATTCAAACTGTACTACATACAAGAAAGAAGAAAGAAGTACTAGTAAGCCCACTCGAACACGCCTCGGTTTGGCAGCAGTTAGAAGCACTTGAGCGGGAAGGAAAGTGTGAGATGAAGTTGTTGCCAGTAGATAAGGATGGTCAGGTGAATCCTACTAATTTAGCAAAAATGATTTCTGAAAATACCGCCTTGATTATTATTCAACATGTAAACTCGGAAATTGGAACTATCCAGCCAGTTGCAGAATTAGCACAAATAGCAAAAAAATCAGGAGTCCCCTTTCATACTGATATTGTTCAGTCTTTTGGAAAAATCACCTTGGAATTGACGGATGTAACTAGTTTTAGTATTTCTTCCCATAAAATTTATGGCCCAAAAGGAGTCGGTTTACTTTTTATTAAACCAGATATCCCGCTTCAAGCACTTCTGCCGGATGTTCATCATGAATTCGGGTTTCGATCAGGGACTGTTAATGTTCCAGCAATTGCTGCATTTACAACAGCAGCTTATGATATAATGAAAACTAGAGAAAAAGAAGCGGAACGGATGCGTAATATAAAAAGGGCTATTTGTGCTGCGCTGACTAAACGAGTCAAGGTAGAAGGTGGGCTGAATACATCCCCGTTTATTTTGGGATTGACCTTGCCTAATATGCAGGGCCAAGAAGCGTTACTTGCCCTAAATGAAGCAGATATTCAGATTTCAACAACAAGTGCCTGTAGCTTGCGGGACCCAAAACCTTCGAGAACGTTACTTGCTACTGGAAAAACAGAAGAAGAAGCAAATCGATTTATCCGTTTGTCTTTTGGAAAAGAAAATGAATTAAGCGATAGTTTGATTTTTAATGAAGAACTAGCAAAACTACTACGAAAAAGGTGA
- the nadB gene encoding L-aspartate oxidase, with amino-acid sequence MAKERIIIVGSGIAGCITALRLMRDYDVTIITKGQKEESNSMLAQGGVAAAVDKNDSPKKHFNDTFQAGCYHNRPVAVRELTTCGPIIIQKLIKEGMIFDKEGDELAFGLEGAHQIPRILHAGGDQTGKFLTTFLQEQLINIHWQEHQMAIQIMKHNEQAVGVSCLDSDNQLHTYYGEHIILATGGLGQLFPVTTNARTISGDGLALAFNAGAKLADMEFIQFHPTLLFVDGHCHGLISEAVRGEGAKLIRDNGTAIMAGVHPLLDLAPRDIVSATLSEEIAQGNLVFLEISDVKDFETRFPAITASLDSHQVPFRETMRIPVHPGAHFLMGGVRTDLNGRTSIPDLYAVGEVANTGVHGANRLASNSLLETLVFGEKVAEYIQSNPAKLLSQAETAPLPKAFSTPHLPDKQLLQEKIGDALGITRTMEKLTDFLNWTNHFDLASNTREEAEISHMLIVAKLIASSAQKRTESLGAHQILKGVTK; translated from the coding sequence ATGGCAAAGGAACGAATTATCATTGTCGGGAGCGGCATCGCGGGTTGTATCACGGCTCTACGATTAATGCGGGATTATGATGTGACAATAATCACAAAAGGGCAAAAAGAAGAAAGCAACTCGATGTTAGCTCAAGGTGGTGTTGCAGCAGCCGTTGACAAAAACGACTCGCCAAAAAAACACTTTAACGATACGTTCCAAGCTGGCTGCTACCACAATAGACCAGTCGCCGTCAGAGAGCTCACCACTTGCGGACCTATTATCATTCAAAAGCTCATTAAAGAAGGCATGATATTTGATAAAGAAGGGGACGAACTTGCTTTTGGGCTTGAAGGTGCCCACCAAATACCACGAATATTACATGCTGGTGGTGATCAAACTGGCAAATTTTTAACTACTTTTTTGCAAGAGCAATTAATAAATATCCACTGGCAGGAACACCAGATGGCCATTCAGATTATGAAGCATAATGAGCAAGCGGTTGGTGTTTCTTGTTTAGATTCAGACAATCAATTGCATACATATTACGGAGAACATATTATTTTAGCGACTGGTGGACTTGGACAACTTTTCCCCGTGACAACTAATGCTAGAACGATATCGGGAGATGGTTTAGCACTTGCTTTTAACGCCGGCGCAAAATTAGCTGATATGGAGTTTATTCAATTTCATCCAACATTACTTTTTGTAGATGGTCATTGTCACGGCCTTATTTCTGAAGCAGTACGAGGTGAAGGCGCAAAACTCATTCGCGATAACGGAACAGCCATTATGGCAGGGGTTCATCCATTACTTGACCTGGCTCCTCGAGATATTGTTTCTGCCACCCTTTCTGAGGAAATAGCTCAAGGTAATCTAGTTTTCCTGGAAATCTCTGATGTAAAAGACTTCGAAACGCGTTTTCCAGCTATCACAGCTAGCTTAGACAGTCACCAAGTTCCTTTTCGCGAAACAATGCGCATACCTGTTCATCCCGGCGCTCATTTTTTGATGGGTGGCGTTCGAACAGATCTTAATGGCAGAACGAGTATTCCTGACTTATACGCAGTTGGTGAAGTTGCAAATACTGGTGTCCACGGAGCCAATCGATTAGCTAGTAATTCTTTACTTGAAACACTTGTTTTTGGTGAAAAAGTAGCTGAATATATCCAATCGAACCCAGCAAAGCTATTAAGTCAAGCGGAAACTGCCCCACTTCCTAAAGCTTTTTCCACACCTCATTTACCAGATAAACAACTACTTCAAGAAAAAATTGGCGATGCACTTGGAATTACTAGAACTATGGAAAAGCTCACAGATTTTCTCAACTGGACCAATCATTTTGATCTAGCAAGTAATACCCGAGAAGAAGCTGAAATAAGCCACATGCTCATCGTCGCCAAACTCATTGCGAGCAGTGCACAAAAACGGACAGAAAGCCTTGGTGCTCATCAAATTTTAAAAGGAGTAACGAAATGA
- the nadC gene encoding carboxylating nicotinate-nucleotide diphosphorylase — translation MNSILMKQAIQTFLLEDIGQYDLTADSIFGSSVVGEGVFLAKENGILSGMDIPQAAYSFFGEEIDYKPYKKDGDLIQAGEVIGLVVAPVRTLLSTERVILNLMQRMSGIATQTNFAIKQLDDPSIRICDTRKTAPGLRAFDKHAVQTGGGFNHRNGLFDGVMLKDNHIAFSGGITSAVATVRAKLGHMVNIEVETETASQVTEAVQAGADIIMFDNRPPEEIKELVKLVPAHITTEASGNISTDNIASYKGCGVNYISLGSLTHSVRALDISFNSKGGMKS, via the coding sequence ATGAATTCCATACTTATGAAACAAGCAATTCAAACTTTTTTATTAGAAGATATCGGACAATATGACCTAACAGCAGATAGCATTTTTGGAAGTTCCGTTGTAGGGGAAGGTGTTTTTCTCGCTAAAGAGAACGGAATCCTATCAGGAATGGATATTCCCCAAGCAGCCTATTCATTTTTTGGCGAAGAAATAGATTATAAACCATACAAAAAAGATGGCGACCTTATTCAAGCTGGTGAAGTTATTGGCTTAGTAGTAGCACCAGTGAGAACTCTGCTTAGCACCGAACGTGTCATTTTAAATTTGATGCAACGAATGAGCGGTATTGCTACTCAAACTAATTTTGCTATAAAACAACTAGATGATCCGTCGATTCGAATTTGCGATACAAGAAAAACTGCTCCCGGTCTCCGGGCCTTCGATAAGCATGCTGTACAGACTGGTGGCGGGTTTAATCATCGAAATGGCCTATTCGATGGAGTTATGTTAAAAGACAACCACATCGCGTTCTCGGGCGGTATAACAAGTGCCGTAGCTACTGTGCGCGCAAAACTTGGCCACATGGTGAATATTGAAGTTGAAACAGAAACAGCTAGCCAAGTAACGGAAGCAGTCCAAGCCGGCGCAGACATTATTATGTTTGACAATCGCCCCCCAGAAGAGATTAAAGAGTTAGTAAAACTTGTTCCAGCTCATATCACCACAGAAGCTTCTGGTAACATCAGCACTGATAACATCGCTTCCTACAAAGGTTGTGGAGTGAACTATATATCACTCGGTTCTCTAACACATTCTGTACGTGCCCTCGATATTAGCTTTAATAGTAAAGGAGGAATGAAAAGTTGA
- the nadA gene encoding quinolinate synthase NadA, translating into MNLLETVENDTMPARYKLMSKEIMTERVFEIKQQLGKDLFIPCHHYQKDEVVPFADAIGDSLQLAQIAANNKQARNIVFCGVHFMAETADMLTTKEQIVTLPDMRAGCSMADMADIHQLTNAWPKLQELFDDTILPVTYINSTAAIKSFVGEHGGTTVTSSNATKIVAWALEQKERVFFLPDQHLGRNTAFELGIPLDAMAIWDPIKNELEYEGHLANCKVILWKGYCSVHQHFTVKNIENIRKSSPNMRIIVHPECTHEVVSLADDSGSTKKIVTEINNAAPGTEWAVGTEANLVGRIIQENPDKKIVSLNPFMCPCMTMNRIDLPHLLWTLEAIQNGEKRNQIKVDKQTTKFALKALVRMLQLS; encoded by the coding sequence TTGAATTTACTAGAAACGGTAGAAAATGATACGATGCCCGCTCGCTATAAATTAATGTCAAAAGAGATAATGACAGAACGTGTTTTTGAAATTAAACAACAGCTCGGGAAAGACCTTTTTATCCCGTGCCATCATTATCAAAAAGATGAAGTTGTACCATTTGCTGATGCAATTGGTGATTCTTTACAATTGGCGCAAATTGCTGCTAATAATAAACAAGCGAGAAATATCGTTTTCTGCGGTGTACATTTTATGGCCGAAACAGCCGATATGCTGACAACCAAAGAACAAATCGTTACCCTTCCGGATATGCGTGCCGGTTGTTCCATGGCAGACATGGCCGATATCCATCAACTAACGAATGCTTGGCCCAAATTGCAAGAACTATTTGACGATACCATCCTCCCGGTGACTTACATTAACTCTACCGCAGCTATTAAATCATTTGTTGGCGAGCATGGTGGAACCACCGTTACATCAAGCAATGCTACTAAAATTGTTGCATGGGCATTAGAGCAAAAAGAACGAGTTTTCTTTCTTCCCGATCAACACCTTGGACGCAATACAGCTTTCGAACTCGGTATTCCACTTGATGCTATGGCTATTTGGGATCCGATTAAAAACGAGCTTGAATACGAAGGACATTTAGCCAATTGCAAAGTAATTCTTTGGAAAGGTTATTGCTCAGTTCATCAACATTTCACTGTGAAGAACATCGAAAACATTCGTAAAAGCTCACCCAATATGCGAATTATCGTTCATCCAGAATGTACCCATGAAGTCGTTTCTTTAGCAGATGATTCTGGCTCTACCAAAAAAATTGTGACAGAAATAAATAACGCCGCACCTGGTACAGAATGGGCGGTTGGTACAGAAGCTAATCTTGTTGGTCGAATCATTCAAGAAAATCCAGATAAAAAAATTGTTTCCTTAAACCCATTTATGTGTCCATGTATGACCATGAACCGAATTGATTTACCTCATTTACTTTGGACACTCGAAGCAATCCAAAACGGCGAAAAGAGAAATCAAATTAAAGTAGATAAACAGACAACCAAATTCGCTTTAAAAGCTCTGGTACGAATGCTCCAACTTAGTTAA
- a CDS encoding RNA-binding protein, translating into MDAIYQHFRAEEYAFIDKVLGITMQVENEYTPQLTDFLDPRQRYITETIIGGYDQIKVQFFGGVAHAERRRALIYPDYYTPTEADFEIALFHIRYPVKFTTLTHQKILGTLMSLGMKRDIFGDILNNGSEWQLLVESTMKDYLTLQLEKIGKINVMLEETDLSEAVFTPTIWEEMGLTVSSMRLDVIISNAHHISRQKAKQLVVAGLVKVNWKTVENPDFECEEEDVLSARGYGRVKILEIGGRTKKDKIRVEIGYLK; encoded by the coding sequence ATGGACGCAATTTATCAGCATTTTCGGGCAGAAGAATACGCATTTATTGATAAGGTACTCGGAATTACGATGCAAGTGGAAAATGAATACACACCACAATTAACGGATTTTTTGGACCCTAGGCAACGCTACATTACAGAAACCATTATAGGTGGATACGATCAAATCAAAGTGCAATTTTTTGGTGGTGTAGCGCACGCAGAACGGAGGCGCGCGCTGATTTATCCGGATTACTACACACCAACAGAAGCTGATTTTGAGATTGCATTATTTCATATTCGTTATCCTGTAAAATTTACAACGCTTACGCATCAAAAAATTCTGGGGACACTGATGTCGCTCGGAATGAAGCGGGATATTTTTGGTGATATTTTAAATAATGGATCAGAGTGGCAGTTGCTAGTAGAAAGTACGATGAAAGATTATTTGACACTGCAACTAGAGAAAATTGGCAAAATAAATGTGATGCTAGAAGAAACGGATTTATCGGAAGCTGTATTTACACCAACTATTTGGGAAGAAATGGGACTTACCGTTTCAAGTATGCGGCTCGATGTTATTATTAGCAATGCACATCATATTTCTAGACAAAAAGCAAAACAATTAGTTGTGGCTGGGCTTGTAAAAGTAAACTGGAAAACGGTCGAGAACCCGGATTTTGAATGCGAAGAAGAAGATGTATTATCGGCACGTGGGTATGGTCGAGTGAAGATTTTAGAAATTGGTGGTCGGACGAAAAAAGATAAAATTCGCGTCGAAATTGGCTACTTAAAATGA
- a CDS encoding YggT family protein: protein MQSILYQVVEVILFIIRWLPTLMFIYFLMSWFPGARESKIGQFLARIFEPILEPFRRIIPPIGMFDISSLVAYFIFQYAMRVLTSLIQVYVIPMFF, encoded by the coding sequence TTGCAAAGTATTTTATATCAAGTGGTGGAAGTTATTCTATTTATTATCAGATGGTTACCAACACTGATGTTTATTTATTTCTTAATGAGTTGGTTTCCAGGGGCAAGAGAATCAAAAATCGGTCAATTTTTAGCGCGTATATTTGAGCCGATTTTAGAACCATTTAGGAGAATCATTCCGCCGATTGGTATGTTTGATATCTCATCTTTAGTTGCCTATTTCATTTTCCAATACGCAATGAGAGTGTTAACAAGTTTAATTCAAGTATACGTAATCCCAATGTTTTTTTAA